One genomic region from Zalophus californianus isolate mZalCal1 chromosome 14, mZalCal1.pri.v2, whole genome shotgun sequence encodes:
- the CETN1 gene encoding centrin-1 — protein sequence MASSFKKLNVASTSQKRKVGPKPELTEDQKQEVREAFDLFDADGSGTIDVKELKVAMRALGFEPRKEEMKKMITEVDKEGTGKISFNDFLAVMTQKMAEKDTKEEILKAFRLFDDDETGKISFKNLKRVANELGENLTDEELQEMIDEADRDGDGEVNEEEFLRIMKKTNLY from the coding sequence ATGGCTTCCAGCTTTAAGAAGTTAAATGTGGCCTCTACCAGCCAGAAAAGAAAGGTGGGCCCTAAGCCTGAACTCACTGAAGATCAGAAGCAAGAAGTTCGCGAAGCATTTGACCTCTTCGATGCCGATGGAAGTGGGACCATTGACGTGAAGGAGCTGAAGGTGGCCATGAGAGCGCTGGGCTTTGAACCCaggaaggaagagatgaagaagatgatCACCGAGGTGGACAAGGAAGGCACAGGGAAAATCAGCTTCAATGACTTCTTGGCCGTAATGACTCAGAAGATGGCCGAGAAAGACACCAAAGAAGAAATCCTGAAGGCTTTCAGGCTCTTTGATGATGATGAAACTGGGAAGATCTCTTTCAAAAACCTAAAGCGCGTGGCCAACGAGTTAGGGGAAAACCTCACCGACGAGGAGCTGCAGGAAATGATAGATGAAGCCGATCGAGATGGAGATGGTGAAGTGAACGAGGAAGAATTTCTTCGGATCATGAAAAAGACCAACTTGTATTAA